The following coding sequences lie in one Pontibacter sp. G13 genomic window:
- a CDS encoding sulfatase has product MNRFNLYIFGLLPICYLLQSCSFPSDPQESQVARKPNLIHIFADDLGYGDLGCFGASDIRTPNLDAMATAGMKFTDFYSAAHICSPSRYALMTGRYPQRIGLAGVFFPESFTGIPAEEYTMAEMLQSAGYATGIVGKWHLGHQHAFLPLQNGFDEYFGIPYSNDMESVVYLSGNEPVDFHVDQHYLTQAYTQKALDFIDRHAEAPFFLYFAHNMPHVPLYASPEFEGRSERGLYGDVVEELDWSVGEILAKLESLGLLENTLVVFSSDNGPWLVMKEHGGSAGELREGKQYTFDGGMKVPTIAMWQGTIEANSTHSGIATQMDWFPTMAQLAGLELPDSIAVDGRDLTNVLKGTGDRAEDEMLFFDGMKVEGFRKGDWKVKMPYKGFSGAKWKEPVASHDTLLVNVSTDPGETQNLLSEHREKALELIEQMNQAVENLGALPKPMTIRTKADNSHYEFLERRIQTP; this is encoded by the coding sequence ATGAACCGATTCAACCTGTACATTTTTGGACTACTGCCGATCTGTTATCTGCTTCAATCCTGTTCCTTTCCTTCCGATCCACAGGAATCCCAAGTAGCTCGCAAGCCCAATCTCATTCACATTTTTGCCGATGACTTGGGGTATGGCGATCTGGGCTGTTTTGGAGCCTCTGACATCCGAACGCCCAATTTGGATGCAATGGCAACAGCCGGAATGAAATTTACGGACTTCTATTCCGCTGCCCATATCTGCTCTCCCTCTCGATATGCATTGATGACGGGTCGTTACCCACAACGAATCGGATTGGCAGGGGTGTTTTTTCCTGAAAGTTTCACGGGGATTCCTGCCGAGGAATACACCATGGCCGAAATGCTCCAGTCTGCCGGTTACGCTACAGGCATTGTGGGGAAATGGCACCTTGGCCATCAGCATGCCTTTCTGCCTCTTCAGAATGGATTCGATGAGTACTTCGGCATTCCATATTCCAATGACATGGAGAGCGTGGTCTACCTCTCCGGAAATGAACCTGTCGATTTTCATGTAGACCAGCATTACCTCACCCAAGCCTATACACAGAAGGCATTGGATTTCATCGATCGCCATGCTGAGGCCCCATTTTTCCTGTATTTCGCCCACAATATGCCGCATGTCCCGTTGTATGCCTCTCCGGAGTTTGAAGGCCGTTCGGAACGAGGTCTGTATGGAGATGTCGTGGAGGAATTGGACTGGAGCGTAGGGGAGATTCTAGCCAAGCTGGAATCACTGGGATTGCTGGAAAATACCTTAGTGGTCTTTTCCTCTGACAATGGACCTTGGCTGGTCATGAAGGAACATGGGGGCTCTGCCGGGGAATTGCGGGAAGGAAAGCAATATACCTTTGATGGGGGAATGAAGGTGCCGACGATCGCGATGTGGCAGGGGACCATCGAAGCGAATTCGACCCATTCAGGCATCGCTACCCAAATGGACTGGTTCCCGACCATGGCCCAACTGGCTGGTTTGGAGTTGCCGGATTCAATCGCGGTCGATGGAAGGGATTTAACGAATGTTCTGAAAGGGACGGGGGATCGTGCTGAAGATGAGATGCTGTTTTTTGATGGAATGAAGGTCGAGGGATTCCGAAAAGGCGATTGGAAGGTGAAAATGCCCTACAAGGGATTCTCGGGAGCAAAGTGGAAAGAGCCAGTCGCTTCGCACGATACCTTGCTTGTGAATGTGTCGACTGATCCCGGAGAGACCCAGAACCTGCTTTCGGAGCATCGGGAAAAAGCATTGGAACTGATCGAGCAAATGAATCAGGCCGTGGAAAACTTGGGAGCGCTTCCCAAGCCCATGACGATCCGAACCAAGGCAGACAATAGTCACTACGAATTTCTGGAGCGCCGAATACAGACGCCATGA
- a CDS encoding alpha/beta fold hydrolase, translated as MKAYTTFLRLVLLGCLGTAGISQVLSQGTLSADWKFKTGDNLDWLLPRFDDSDWESISGESVWEGQGYPEYDGFAWYRQAVFIPAEWEEQATLEGGLVLDLGAIDDADETYWNGELIGTTGAFPPEYVGAYEQKRSYTIPADLVKFGKRNVIAVRAYDHVGGGGLYGTDKNLRIKGMADALEMTFLESPADHIYLDNAPVELTLNLKNDYRQNLAGNVSWFIKTDFGVRLNQGSQEIRVRKGKTSSMIIPLGRLSPGFYHLEARYQTEFGRKTVRYSLGVQPEFVKSPLDRPDDFEAYWTRAKRELASVAPQFEMIRNEELSTEDRDIFTVEMRSLGNVLIRGFYRRPTAEGPHPAILHVQGYSSSQDAMTGYQENDMAVFVLNIRGHGNSQDHVNPGFPGYLLHHVDDKELYIYRGAYMDCLRALDFLYQQPEVDTTRVAVQGGSQGGALSFATAALAPERIHACMPGVPFLSDWKDYFQTATWPANEFTAYVEEHPEVGWEGVYETLSYIDIKNLAPMVEAPVFMSIGLLDDVCPPHINFAAYNQLNVEKRYTVYPYAGHGLPGEEVNNLIYGWLRDLFRLTRTR; from the coding sequence ATGAAGGCCTACACTACTTTCCTTCGCCTTGTACTGCTTGGCTGCTTGGGGACTGCCGGAATTTCCCAAGTCCTTTCGCAAGGCACCCTATCCGCGGACTGGAAATTCAAGACAGGGGACAACCTCGATTGGCTGCTGCCGAGGTTTGATGATTCCGATTGGGAATCTATTTCGGGAGAATCTGTCTGGGAAGGGCAAGGCTATCCTGAGTACGATGGTTTCGCCTGGTATCGGCAAGCAGTATTTATCCCTGCAGAATGGGAGGAGCAAGCCACGCTTGAAGGAGGTTTGGTATTGGATCTTGGTGCCATCGACGATGCAGATGAAACCTATTGGAATGGTGAGCTGATAGGCACTACCGGAGCATTTCCCCCAGAATATGTGGGAGCCTATGAACAGAAGCGGTCCTATACCATTCCTGCTGACCTCGTGAAATTTGGAAAGAGAAATGTGATCGCGGTTCGTGCGTACGACCACGTCGGCGGAGGCGGCCTCTACGGAACCGACAAGAATCTTCGGATCAAAGGGATGGCCGACGCACTGGAAATGACCTTTCTGGAAAGTCCCGCTGATCATATTTATCTAGATAATGCTCCCGTCGAATTGACCCTAAACCTGAAAAATGACTATCGCCAAAATCTGGCAGGGAATGTCAGCTGGTTCATCAAGACCGATTTTGGTGTGAGATTGAATCAGGGCTCACAAGAAATCCGGGTACGCAAAGGCAAAACCTCCAGTATGATTATCCCCTTGGGGCGCTTGAGTCCCGGATTCTACCATTTGGAGGCACGATATCAAACGGAATTCGGGCGGAAGACGGTGAGGTATTCGCTTGGGGTTCAGCCAGAATTTGTAAAGTCACCGCTGGATAGGCCAGATGATTTTGAGGCGTATTGGACACGTGCCAAGCGCGAACTCGCCTCTGTTGCTCCTCAGTTCGAGATGATTCGCAATGAGGAGCTGTCTACCGAGGACCGGGACATATTCACCGTTGAAATGAGATCCTTGGGCAACGTGCTCATTCGAGGATTCTATCGGCGACCTACTGCTGAGGGACCTCACCCCGCAATTCTTCATGTCCAGGGTTATAGTAGTTCCCAGGATGCCATGACGGGGTATCAGGAAAATGACATGGCGGTGTTTGTGTTGAATATCCGCGGTCATGGCAATAGCCAAGATCATGTCAATCCGGGTTTTCCGGGGTATCTGCTTCATCATGTGGATGACAAAGAGCTGTATATTTACCGGGGGGCCTACATGGACTGCCTACGAGCATTGGACTTCTTGTACCAACAACCAGAGGTGGATACCACACGGGTGGCTGTTCAGGGAGGAAGTCAAGGCGGTGCCTTGAGTTTTGCAACAGCTGCTTTGGCACCAGAGCGGATACATGCCTGCATGCCGGGGGTTCCTTTCCTTTCGGATTGGAAGGATTATTTCCAGACGGCAACCTGGCCTGCGAACGAGTTCACCGCCTATGTGGAGGAGCATCCTGAAGTAGGGTGGGAAGGAGTTTATGAGACGCTTAGCTACATTGACATCAAGAATTTGGCTCCAATGGTGGAAGCGCCAGTGTTCATGTCGATCGGTCTGCTGGACGATGTTTGCCCACCCCACATCAATTTCGCTGCATACAATCAATTGAATGTCGAGAAGCGATATACAGTATACCCTTATGCCGGCCATGGACTTCCGGGGGAAGAGGTGAATAATCTGATTTATGGATGGTTGAGAGATCTGTTTAGATTGACAAGAACTAGATAG
- a CDS encoding DUF748 domain-containing protein, whose translation MKKILILFGVCVSLALIGYFAFTWWLDQSLEDRLASWVQENVDQGLDLSIEDMDYEVASQRVICRGIELVRNDVDYPDSEMPIVSIRVGELAFQEVDLSRWLDERTLAFQELAIIGPEVVWEVPHTQGEPIEKGNADSTVSTLQAVEIHRISIREGKVRLIDPDRHYTWLYAQLWDLEVADLHLDSMALSGEKGFFSDLAMLVDTVAYLTPDSLMWISAKDFQVIPKQDVTHLASVYARSTLPPAEVPRFAGHQSTWIAVEAVNIEAIGLWSGLADPDSGIHVQKLQVGKLTVETQRDNKHYRENPAFQPLPAGMVRSIPFLLTVDTVSLRTGSIHAVTLAPKADKPTEVWLDQMRANIYHLSNDPENWKRQRDMIWELSARFQKTGLMQAKAHFRLDRPGDLFTSSGSLKRMPLTGFNSLTGPTLGLNISQGYLNGMSFRITGNDTRSRGSVDMDYQNLKLGSDPTPDAAKDGKVKNFLGNLFLKNSKSASDEFYKSGQIAYLRNKHRQIFHFYVQSLVSGLVSNLGIPIKSNDPTFVPDRPIPDAHQVEKSIRKAKKKAERQKRKEARRQRKESQKEG comes from the coding sequence GTGAAAAAAATCTTGATCCTGTTTGGTGTATGTGTGTCATTGGCCCTTATCGGCTATTTTGCGTTTACTTGGTGGTTGGATCAATCCTTGGAGGATCGATTGGCGAGTTGGGTACAGGAAAATGTAGACCAGGGACTTGATCTTTCGATCGAGGACATGGATTACGAGGTGGCTAGCCAGAGAGTCATTTGTAGGGGGATTGAATTGGTTCGAAATGATGTGGACTATCCTGATTCCGAAATGCCCATTGTATCCATCAGGGTTGGAGAGCTCGCCTTTCAGGAGGTGGATCTCAGTCGATGGTTGGATGAGCGAACCCTCGCCTTTCAAGAATTGGCGATCATCGGGCCCGAGGTGGTCTGGGAGGTGCCGCATACCCAAGGGGAACCCATTGAAAAGGGGAATGCCGATTCCACGGTGAGTACCCTACAGGCAGTGGAGATTCATCGGATTTCCATCCGTGAAGGGAAAGTGAGATTGATTGACCCAGATCGTCATTATACATGGCTCTATGCTCAATTGTGGGATCTGGAGGTGGCGGATTTGCATTTGGATTCGATGGCACTTAGTGGGGAGAAAGGGTTTTTCAGTGATCTGGCCATGCTTGTGGACACGGTTGCCTACCTGACTCCAGATAGTCTGATGTGGATCTCCGCCAAGGATTTTCAGGTCATCCCCAAGCAAGACGTCACTCACCTCGCCTCGGTGTATGCCAGATCCACGCTTCCACCCGCTGAGGTTCCTAGATTTGCGGGTCATCAGTCTACTTGGATCGCGGTGGAGGCTGTGAATATCGAAGCGATAGGCCTTTGGTCGGGATTGGCTGACCCCGATTCAGGTATCCATGTCCAGAAGCTTCAGGTGGGGAAATTGACAGTCGAAACCCAGAGAGACAACAAGCATTATAGAGAGAATCCCGCTTTCCAGCCACTTCCTGCCGGGATGGTCCGGTCCATTCCTTTTCTCCTGACTGTCGATACCGTTTCGCTCCGGACGGGCTCCATCCATGCCGTTACCCTCGCTCCCAAGGCCGATAAGCCCACGGAAGTCTGGCTAGATCAGATGCGGGCCAATATTTATCACCTCAGCAATGATCCTGAGAATTGGAAACGGCAGAGGGATATGATCTGGGAGTTGAGCGCGAGATTCCAAAAAACCGGTTTGATGCAAGCCAAGGCACACTTTCGGCTGGATAGGCCTGGGGATTTATTTACCTCATCCGGCTCTCTGAAGCGCATGCCGCTGACTGGGTTCAACAGTCTCACGGGGCCTACCTTGGGCCTCAATATTTCACAGGGATATCTCAATGGGATGAGTTTTCGGATCACGGGAAATGATACCCGAAGCCGTGGGAGCGTAGATATGGATTATCAGAATCTCAAGCTGGGTTCTGACCCTACGCCCGATGCCGCCAAAGATGGAAAGGTCAAAAACTTCTTGGGGAATCTTTTCCTGAAAAATTCCAAATCGGCCTCGGATGAATTCTACAAATCAGGCCAAATCGCCTACCTCCGAAATAAGCATCGCCAGATTTTCCATTTCTATGTACAAAGTCTGGTCTCGGGACTGGTATCGAATTTGGGAATTCCCATCAAATCCAACGACCCAACCTTTGTCCCAGATCGTCCAATCCCCGATGCACATCAGGTTGAAAAATCGATCAGGAAGGCTAAAAAGAAGGCCGAGAGACAAAAACGGAAGGAAGCTCGCCGCCAGCGAAAGGAAAGCCAGAAGGAAGGTTAG
- a CDS encoding ribonuclease HII, which produces MKLEQTFTGLELEAGVDEAGRGCLAGPVVAAAVILPLDYTLSGLDDSKKLTEKKRYELRKEILAHAEYWCVGMSSAQRIDQVNILNATYDAMHEALAGLGAKPNHVLIDGNRFRPWEDVPYDCMIKGDGRFLNIAAASILAKTYRDEIMEMLDQEFPQYGWKGNKGYPTKAHKEAIRDHGPSPYHRMSFNWQIPPTLF; this is translated from the coding sequence ATGAAGTTAGAACAGACATTTACGGGTCTCGAATTAGAGGCTGGAGTGGACGAAGCAGGCCGTGGATGCCTTGCAGGGCCGGTTGTGGCCGCTGCGGTGATTTTGCCGCTGGATTACACACTTTCTGGATTGGACGACTCCAAAAAGCTCACTGAAAAGAAAAGGTACGAGCTTCGCAAGGAAATATTGGCCCATGCCGAGTACTGGTGTGTGGGGATGAGTTCCGCCCAACGGATCGATCAGGTGAACATCCTAAACGCCACGTATGATGCCATGCACGAAGCGCTGGCTGGCTTGGGAGCCAAGCCCAATCACGTCCTGATCGACGGCAATCGGTTTCGGCCCTGGGAGGATGTGCCTTATGATTGCATGATCAAAGGGGATGGTCGGTTTCTGAACATCGCTGCCGCTTCCATCCTCGCCAAGACCTATCGGGATGAAATCATGGAAATGCTCGATCAGGAGTTTCCCCAGTACGGCTGGAAGGGAAACAAGGGATATCCCACCAAGGCCCACAAAGAAGCCATCCGGGATCACGGACCATCGCCCTATCATCGTATGAGCTTCAATTGGCAGATTCCGCCTACCCTGTTCTAG
- a CDS encoding DUF6962 family protein produces the protein MPPQIISFLLDFLLGFVCLVLTRQSIRLGRPFFAFGFLVISLTAFLGSLILGGYELGTVWELRYQRLILASKFAGMAALGIGAWQVILGKPIPRAWLMAAIWTVLGSYVYIEIVPDEMQGWVGIIAGAILLVALGVSLFRSIQQKSPITKFAGVALSSFVIMAIGGGQLLADILPAWLKPVDVSHVILMVAYAATGRSYFGKSR, from the coding sequence ATGCCTCCACAAATCATTTCCTTTCTCCTGGACTTCCTGCTAGGCTTCGTTTGCCTCGTCCTTACCCGCCAATCCATCAGATTGGGGCGACCCTTTTTTGCATTTGGCTTTCTGGTGATCTCGCTCACAGCGTTTTTGGGAAGCCTGATCTTGGGAGGCTATGAGCTCGGAACTGTCTGGGAGCTGAGATATCAACGGTTGATTCTAGCCTCGAAGTTTGCGGGAATGGCCGCTCTGGGGATAGGCGCTTGGCAAGTGATTCTGGGAAAACCTATTCCCCGTGCATGGTTAATGGCAGCTATCTGGACGGTATTGGGAAGCTATGTGTACATCGAAATCGTTCCGGACGAAATGCAAGGATGGGTCGGGATCATCGCGGGAGCCATCCTTTTGGTGGCACTGGGAGTCAGCCTCTTCCGCTCTATCCAACAGAAATCCCCCATCACTAAATTTGCTGGCGTAGCCCTTTCATCATTTGTAATCATGGCCATTGGTGGCGGACAATTATTGGCTGACATCCTTCCAGCTTGGTTGAAACCGGTAGATGTGAGCCATGTGATCCTAATGGTAGCGTATGCGGCAACCGGACGTAGCTATTTTGGAAAGTCCCGCTAA
- a CDS encoding DUF6515 family protein translates to MRIHLACLIMLFSLWLGTVELFAQGRPVHPGEQQRNAARANQGNSGRSGNSSANRSSNQSYNRNSNVNRNNNVNRNTNINNNRNTNVNNNRNTNVNVNNNRNTNVNVNNNTNVNVNINASRNYGNMPRRGGYVTGPPRGARRMAYGGVNYHYYNGVYYRPQGGRYVVVPPPPGIRITVLPPSYQRIMVGGAPYFYYYGTYYQAVPGGGYVVVAPPVGALVPSLPMGYTTTMRGGVNYYVLDGTYYQPVPQPGGQVYFQIVRF, encoded by the coding sequence ATGCGAATTCACCTTGCCTGCCTGATCATGCTCTTTTCCCTCTGGCTGGGAACCGTTGAACTCTTTGCCCAAGGGCGTCCAGTCCATCCGGGAGAGCAGCAGCGGAATGCCGCACGCGCCAACCAAGGAAACAGTGGGAGATCGGGAAATTCATCGGCCAATAGAAGCTCTAACCAAAGCTACAATCGGAATAGCAATGTGAATAGAAACAACAATGTGAACCGGAATACCAACATCAATAACAACCGAAATACCAATGTCAACAACAACCGGAACACCAACGTGAATGTGAACAACAATCGAAATACCAATGTGAATGTCAATAACAATACAAACGTCAACGTGAATATCAACGCCTCCAGAAATTATGGCAATATGCCGCGAAGAGGGGGATACGTGACCGGGCCTCCCAGAGGTGCTCGCCGAATGGCTTATGGTGGCGTGAATTATCATTACTACAACGGAGTCTATTATCGACCTCAAGGCGGCAGATACGTAGTGGTGCCACCTCCCCCTGGGATCAGGATCACGGTCCTGCCACCTTCTTATCAGCGAATTATGGTAGGAGGCGCACCCTATTTCTACTATTATGGCACCTATTATCAAGCTGTTCCTGGAGGAGGATATGTGGTCGTTGCGCCGCCTGTTGGTGCGTTGGTGCCCTCATTGCCCATGGGATACACTACGACGATGCGAGGGGGCGTGAACTACTATGTCTTGGATGGGACTTATTATCAGCCTGTTCCACAGCCCGGCGGCCAGGTATACTTCCAGATCGTGAGGTTCTAG
- a CDS encoding T9SS type A sorting domain-containing protein yields the protein MSKLYSLALALGMMSGIFLPNLTSAQNAVNDDVCDAIAVPVDGTIYTYDNFNSTAEPGEQSIVPPLGGGDGNFGWYEDSITNSVWFTFVAPASGFVTIDLCNAGASNTDFDTQIAVYDVDSCGDFSTFRLLAANDDVNCPAPSNVYASTVDVPCLVAGETYYFLVDGWLSLPTSSDTVGNFGVSITELPNTGGSALSASILSKDPSCEGVLDGALSVGVTGGFFPYEISWSNGATDAVLTGLDTGSYVVTVMDACDSSYTATVSLQTSKLVADAGEDLTFCDGANLTVLGATPPASGGNPIAQSRVAMTQAGAFLQGQVMDPATYDTVLFLPQGSYPAGCYIQNVFFGIQGDDNFLFIADFASKTATQVGLLGAPADESWTGLDYDPVSGQLYGITYNSNTGANKLYTVDPGNGAATFSTNINISGLLIWLAIDNDGTLYTGDLATDALHTIDPITGNTTQIGPFGVNINFQQDADIDPETGDLYAVMYGNDFTASEYRKIDKTTGNSLPFGDVVFAGQALAGIGAVGIAPKDPTVDEYNYVWQGLGILNPFQANPELNVPISGTYFLSVQDNCNSIDVDTVNITVNSELLFSFTTTPVGNGSLGSASVAVANETGSLSYLWDNGETTSTIVDLDTGWYTVTVFDDIGCSKTDSVYVANVVSVDPLAAAGIATMEIYPNPNPGIFMLNLEMATADKVNVAIFDLKGGIVYKQALGTQQFFDQTIDLGDMAAGVYNVQVTTSQGVATTRMIVE from the coding sequence ATGAGTAAGCTTTATTCTCTGGCTCTTGCGTTGGGAATGATGTCTGGGATTTTCCTCCCGAATCTCACCTCCGCACAAAATGCCGTCAATGACGATGTGTGTGATGCCATCGCCGTTCCAGTTGACGGAACCATTTACACCTACGACAACTTCAACTCCACCGCAGAACCGGGCGAGCAGTCCATCGTTCCTCCTTTGGGTGGTGGAGACGGAAACTTCGGCTGGTACGAGGATTCCATCACCAACTCCGTTTGGTTCACCTTTGTAGCTCCTGCCTCCGGATTCGTTACCATCGACTTGTGTAACGCCGGCGCATCCAACACCGATTTCGATACGCAGATCGCTGTTTACGATGTAGACTCCTGTGGAGACTTCTCCACCTTCCGTCTCTTGGCTGCCAATGATGACGTGAACTGCCCAGCTCCTTCCAATGTCTACGCTTCCACTGTGGACGTACCTTGCTTGGTTGCCGGTGAAACTTACTACTTCTTGGTAGATGGATGGTTGTCTCTTCCAACTTCTTCCGACACAGTAGGTAACTTCGGTGTTTCCATCACAGAGCTTCCAAACACGGGTGGTTCTGCTCTTTCAGCTAGCATCCTCTCCAAAGATCCTTCTTGCGAAGGCGTATTGGACGGAGCGCTTTCTGTTGGCGTGACTGGTGGATTCTTCCCTTACGAAATCTCTTGGAGCAACGGTGCTACCGATGCAGTGTTGACTGGATTGGACACAGGTTCCTACGTTGTGACTGTGATGGACGCTTGTGATAGCTCCTACACGGCTACCGTTTCTCTCCAGACCAGCAAATTGGTTGCTGACGCTGGCGAAGACTTGACTTTCTGCGATGGTGCCAACCTCACCGTATTGGGAGCTACTCCTCCTGCTTCTGGTGGTAACCCAATCGCCCAAAGCCGTGTAGCTATGACCCAAGCTGGAGCATTCCTCCAAGGTCAAGTGATGGACCCTGCTACTTACGATACCGTATTGTTCTTGCCACAAGGTAGCTACCCTGCTGGTTGCTACATCCAGAATGTATTCTTCGGAATTCAGGGAGACGACAACTTCCTCTTCATCGCGGATTTCGCCAGCAAAACTGCCACTCAGGTTGGATTGCTTGGAGCCCCTGCAGATGAGTCTTGGACTGGTTTGGATTACGATCCTGTTTCCGGACAGCTTTATGGTATCACCTACAACTCCAACACTGGTGCCAACAAGCTCTACACAGTTGACCCAGGCAACGGTGCTGCAACGTTCTCCACCAATATCAACATCAGTGGTCTCCTGATCTGGTTGGCAATCGACAATGACGGTACCCTCTACACTGGTGACTTGGCTACTGACGCCCTCCACACCATCGATCCGATTACTGGTAACACTACTCAGATCGGTCCTTTCGGTGTGAATATCAACTTCCAACAGGATGCTGATATCGATCCTGAAACTGGAGACCTCTACGCTGTGATGTACGGTAACGACTTCACCGCTTCCGAATACCGCAAAATCGACAAGACTACCGGTAACTCCCTCCCATTCGGTGATGTAGTATTCGCAGGTCAAGCACTTGCTGGTATCGGCGCGGTAGGTATCGCTCCAAAAGACCCAACTGTAGACGAGTACAACTACGTATGGCAAGGTCTGGGTATCTTGAACCCATTCCAAGCTAACCCTGAGTTGAACGTCCCGATCTCCGGAACCTATTTCCTCTCCGTTCAGGACAACTGTAACTCAATTGACGTTGACACAGTGAACATCACCGTGAACTCCGAATTGCTGTTCTCCTTCACTACCACTCCAGTTGGAAACGGTAGCTTGGGTTCTGCATCTGTTGCGGTTGCCAACGAAACGGGAAGCTTGAGCTACCTCTGGGACAATGGCGAGACCACTTCCACCATCGTTGATCTTGACACTGGATGGTACACCGTGACCGTATTCGACGACATCGGATGTTCCAAAACTGACTCCGTATATGTAGCAAACGTGGTATCTGTCGATCCATTGGCAGCTGCTGGTATCGCTACCATGGAGATCTACCCGAATCCAAACCCTGGTATCTTCATGCTCAACCTCGAAATGGCTACTGCCGACAAGGTGAACGTTGCGATCTTCGACCTCAAAGGTGGAATCGTTTACAAGCAAGCGCTGGGTACTCAGCAGTTCTTCGATCAGACCATCGATCTCGGAGACATGGCTGCGGGGGTTTACAACGTACAAGTGACTACTTCTCAGGGAGTAGCTACCACCCGCATGATCGTGGAGTAA